One stretch of Arachis duranensis cultivar V14167 chromosome 1, aradu.V14167.gnm2.J7QH, whole genome shotgun sequence DNA includes these proteins:
- the LOC107492411 gene encoding probable inactive receptor kinase At2g26730 — translation MVVMNPILALSIITTILFLSPMAYSENEAVKSALVRFMDNLAPWNNNSEREAGRYWGWNLDTDPCADNWKGVSCSSDGSVKAIVLDDSNLSGTLDATSLCMAKSLQILSLKRNNLQGSVPEAIGNCKYLTRLFLSDNNFSGDLPTSLRHLCSLRWLEVARNKFTGPISDKIPASVLISFLGENNKFTGEVPDFDFMKLIRFNVSNNNLKGQIPDVRNKFGVESFSGNPDLCGSPLPAACPPSPSPRKEKRLFITDGVAIYSGYIILGITVVAFFVYKLVRKSMNKVEASKALNKKECPRHRLTRKDPAGGNNGEKSREDSSESKGSGRGGGRGSVEMRSEPSIASLESGITLSTSTLVVLSSRVSKALRFEDLLRAPAELIGRGMHGSLYKVMLDNGVFLAVKRIKDWGISESDFQRRIGKVSQVNHPFVLPPLAYYCSRQEKLLAYEYMDNGSLFNMLYKVGSQNGKPFEWGSRLNIAAKIAETLAYMHEELRESGIAHGNLKSSNILFNNNMEPLISEYGLMVIEHQALRSLSHSKSVRNRVLTAAHAYSTFKVDVYAFGVILLELLTGKVVQNQGVFDFVKWVNSVVREEWSVEVFDKNLVSEGASGERMMNLLQVALKCINPSPADRPSMSEVALAIVALKEEEERSLT, via the exons ATGGTTGTGATGAACCCAATCTTGGCACTCTCCATTATTACCACCATTTTATTCTTGTCTCCAATGGCTTATTCAGAGAACGAAGCGGTGAAGAGCGCATTGGTGAGATTCATGGACAATCTTGCACCATGGAATAATAATTCAGAGAGAGAAGCAGGAAGGTACTGGGGATGGAACCTTGACACAGATCCATGCGCAGATAACTGGAAAGGTGTGAGTTGTTCCTCAGATGGAAGTGTGAAAGccattgttcttgatgattcaAACCTGAGTGGAACCCTAGACGCCACCTCTCTCTGCATGGCGAAATCTCTTCAAATTCTGAGCCTCAAGAGGAACAACTTGCAGGGATCAGTGCCCGAAGCTATCGGAAACTGTAAGTATTTGACCCGTTTGTTCCTCAGCGATAACAACTTCTCCGGTGATCTTCCGACTTCTCTTCGACATTTATGCAGCTTGAGGTGGCTTGAAGTTGCCAGAAACAAGTTTACGGGTCCCATTTCCGATAAGATACCTGCCTCAGTCTTGATATCCTTTCTCG GTGAGAATAACAAGTTCACTGGGGAGGTACCTGATTTTGACTTCATGAAACTCATTCGATTCAACGTCTCCAACAACAACTTGAAGGGGCAGATTCCTGACGTGAGaaacaagtttggtgtggaaagcTTTTCTGGAAATCCTGACTTGTGTGGATCGCCGCTTCCAGCGGCATGTCCACCTAGTCCCTCAccaaggaaagaaaaaagattaTTCATCACTGACGGCGTGGCGATTTACTCTGGCTACATCATTCTTGGCATCACCGTGGTGGCATTCTTTGTGTACAAGCTAGTGAGGAAATCCATGAACAAAGTGGAAGCATCCAAGGCTCTCAACAAGAAGGAATGCCCAAGGCATCGATTAACTCGAAAGGATCCTGCAG GGGGCAATAATGGTGAAAAGAGCAGGGAGGATTCTTCTGAGAGCAAGGGTAGTGGTCGTGGCGGCGGCCGTGGCAGCGTTGAGATGAGATCAGAGCCATCGATAGCGTCACTTGAGAGTGGAATAACATTGAGCACATCAACGCTGGTAGTTCTGTCAAGCAGGGTATCAAAGGCGCTGAGATTTGAGGACTTGCTGAGAGCACCAGCTGAGTTGATTGGGAGAGGGATGCATGGGAGCCTCTACAAGGTGATGCTGGACAACGGTGTGTTCTTGGCTGTGAAGAGAATCAAGGATTGGGGAATCTCCGAAAGTGATTTTCAGAGGAGAATTGGGAAAGTTAGCCAAGTCAACCATCCATTTGTGTTGCCACCTCTTGCTTACTATTGTTCCCGCCAAGAGAAGCTTCTTGCATATGAGTACATGGACAATGGGAGTCTCTTCAACATGCTCTATAAAGTTG GATCACAAAATGGAAAACCCTTTGAGTGGGGAAGCAGACTAAACATTGCTGCAAAAATAGCAGAAACTTTAGCTTATATGCATGAAGAGCTACGAGAAAGTGGAATAGCACACGGAAACTTAAAATCAAGCAACATTTTATTCAACAACAACATGGAACCATTAATAAGCGAATATGGGCTAATGGTAATTGAACACCAAGCTCTGAGATCACTCTCTCACAGCAAGAGTGTGAGGAACAGGGTTCTAACTGCTGCACATGCATATAGCACCTTCAAAGTTGATGTATACGCCTTTGGGGTGATACTCTTGGAGCTTCTCACAGGGAAAGTGGTTCAGAATCAAGGGGTTTTTGATTTCGTTAAGTGGGTTAATTCTGTGGTTAGAGAGGAGTGGAGTGTTGAAGTGTTTGATAAGAACTTGGTGTCAGAAGGTGCGAGTGGAGAGAGGATGATGAACTTGTTGCAGGTTGCATTGAAATGCATCAATCCTTCTCCTGCTGATAGACCAAGCATGAGTGAAGTTGCATTGGCCATAGTTGCATtgaaagaggaggaagaaagatCTTTAACATAG